A window of Micromonospora sp. WMMC415 genomic DNA:
TCCCGATGGCCCACGTCACCGCCCTCGGCACCGCCGCGGTGAACTGCCAGATCGCCTGGCCGGACTCCTGGGAGGTCCGCTGCGCCAACGCGGTCGGCACCCCGGTCGACGCCCGCTTCGCGGTCACCTACGGCGTCCGGGTCGACCTGCTCGGCCACTCGGCCGGCCCCCGCTTCGCGAGCGGCACGCTCTACGGCGAGTACGCGGGCGACGGGGTGCTCGGCGGCGACAGCTACAACTCGACCCTGGGCACGTACGGCGGCGCCGTGAAGACGCTGCTCGGCACCGGCCGCTACCAGGTGACGTTCCGGGGCACCGGGACGGCGTTCGGCACCGCCTTCGTCAACGCCCACGGGCCGTCCTCCCCCAGCCAGCCGAGCCGGGGGCACTGCGTCCTGGCCGGCTGGGGGCGTTCCGGCACGACGGACACGTCCGTCCGGGTCAACTGCTACGCCTGGCGGGGCGTGCCGGCCAACCTGAACGCCCGCGTCTCGTACACCACCTGGCCGGCAGTGTGACGTCGGCGGCGGGTGTTAAGAAGGGACCCTTCCTCTACCGGAGGCGTTAACAGGGGGCCCTTCCTTACACCGGGAGCTGGGGGCCGCCGGATAGGAGGGGGGTTAGGAGGTCGCCCTGCTTCTCCACCCGCTTGAGCACCTCGGTCGCCGTGTACGGCTTGGTCGACGGCCGCTTGCCGGCCGCGCCGGCGGAAACCTCCTCCCAGGTCAGCGGGGTGGACACCGACGGCACCGACTGGGCCCGCAGCGAGTACGGCGCGACCGTGGTCTTCGCCGCGTTGTTCTGGCTCCAGTCGATGAAGACCTTGCCTGGCCGCAGGTTCTTCGCCATCTTCGACACGATCAGCTTCGGGTGCGCCTTCTCCAGCTCCTGCGCGATGCGCTTGGCGTAGCCGGAGACGAGATCGGAGTCCTGGGTGCCGGCGATCGGGCAGCACAGCTGCATGCCCTTCTTGCCCGACGTCTTCGGGTACGACTCGATGCCGTCGTCGGCGAGCCGGTCGCGCATCAGCAACGCCACCTCGCAGCACTGCTTCAGCGCCGCCGGCGCGCCCGGGTCCAGGTCGACGACCATCATGTCCGGATGCTCGCCCACCTTCCACTGAGGGGTGTGCAGCTCCAGCGCGGCGAGGTTGGCGAGCCACACCAGGGTGGGCAGGTCGTCGGCGACCACGTAGTCGATCGTCTCCCGCCCCTTGCTGGACCCGGGCACGGGCAGCGTCTCGGTCCGCACCCAGCCGGGCGTGGCGGCCGGGGCGTTCTTCTCGAAGAAGGAGCCGCCGTCGACCCCGTTGGGGAAGCGGATCCGGGTGAGCGCCCGGTCCTCGAGGTGCGGGAGCAGCACGGGCGCGATCCGCGTGTAGTAGTCGATCACCTCGCCCTTGGTGAACCCGGCCGCCGGGTAGAGCACCTTGTCCAGGTTAGACAGCTCTAACGTGCGCCCCTCGACCTCGACGCGGAACCGCTCAGCCGGCATCCTCGACCTCCTCGGCGGGCTTGTCGGGCCGCAGCCGCAGCACCCGGGGGAAGCGCAGCCGCCCGTCCGGGGTGCGCTGGCCGTACTTCACCTCCACCACGACCCGGGGAGTTACCCAGATCGCGCCCCGGGCATCCTCGCGCGGCACGTCGCCCGCGAACGGCGACCCGCCGTCGCGCAGCGGCTCCAGTTCGCGCAGCAGCTCGCGCTCCAGGGCCGCGCCGATCCCGCCGCCGACCCGGCCTCGGTAGGTGAGCCGCCCGTCCGGCCGGGGCACCCCGACCAGCAGCCCACCGATCTTCCGCGCCCCCGGCCGCCAGCCGCCCACGACGAAGTCGCCGGTGACCTCCAGCTTGACCTTCAGCCAGTCCGGCGAGCGCACGCCCGGCCGGTAGACCGAGTCGGCCCGCTTCGCCATCACCCCCTCCAGGCCGTGCTCCCCCGCGGCCTGGTAGGTGGCCGGACCGTCGGGAAAGACCGGTGGCACGGCCCAGCGCGCGCCGCCCAGGCCGAGCCCGTCGAGGGTCGCGCGCCGCTCCTCCCAGGGCCGGCCGGTCAGGTCGACGCCGTCGAGCCGCAACAGGTCGAAGATCATGTACGTGACGGGCATGACCGCCGCCAGCCGCGCGGCCTTGTTCCGGTCCCGGACGTGCATCCGCTCGGCGAGCGCGGTGAACGAGGGCTGCCCGGTCTCGCCGAGCAGCACCACCTCGCCGTCGAGCAGCGCGTCGTCGACCTGCCGGTGCAGGGTGGCGAGTTCCGGGTACGCGGCGGTGATCTCGACGCCGGAGCGGGCGTACAGGTGCTGCCGGCCGCCGGAGATGTCGGCGAGGGCCCGCACCCCGTCCCACTTGAACTCGTACGCCCAGCCGCCACCCGCCGGGAGCTGCCCGGTCATCGCGAGCATCGGCTTGATCGGCGCGCCGGGCACGACCCGACTGTAGTGGCACGCGGAACGCCTCGCGTCCGGTTCGATCGGATGGGAGCATGGTCGATACCGGGGAAGGGAGCGCAGGATGCGGGCCATCTGGAAGGGAGCCGTGTCGTTCGGCCTGGTCTCCATCGGGGTGAAGCTGTACTCCGCCACCGAGGAGAAGGACATCCGTTTCCACCAGGTCCACCGCGACGACGGCGGCCGGATCCGCTACAAGCGCACCTGCCAGGTCTGCGGCGAGGAGGTCAGCTACGACGACATCGCCAAGGGGTACGACATCGGCGGCGGCGAGATGGTCATCCTCACCGACGAGGACTTCGCCGAGCTGCCGCTGAGCACCTCGCGGGCGATCGACGTGCTGGAGTTCGTCCCCGCCGAGCAGGTCGACCCGATCCTCTACGCCAAGTCGTACTTCCTGGAGCCGGAGGGCTCGGCCACCAAGCCGTACGTGCTGCTGCGGGACGCGCTCGTCGACTCGGAGCGGGTGGCCATCGTCAAGGTGGCGATCCGCCAGCGGGAGCAGCTCGCGACGCTGCGCGTCCACCAGGGGGTGCTGCTGCTCAACACCATGCTGTGGCCCGACGAGATCCGTACGCCGGACTTCGGCTTCCTCGACGAGGACCTGAAGGTCCGGCCGCCGGAGCTGGCGATGGCCAGCTCACTGATCGACTCGATGGCCGGCGACTTCCAGCCGGACGTCTTCACCGACGACTACCGGGCCGCGTTGCAGGAGGTCATCGACGCGAAGGTGGAGGGCCGGGAGGTCGTCCAGCCGGAGGAGGTCGAGGAGGCCCCGGCGGCGGCGGTGGACCTGATGGCCGCGCTGAAGGCGTCCGTCGAGCGGGCCCGGGCGGCCCGCGGCGAGGCGCCGGCCCGCGGCGCGGGTGAGCCGACGCCGATCTCGGCGGCCCGCTCGGCGCAGAAGAAGGCGGCCGAGAAGAAGGCCGCGAAGGCCCCGGCGAAGAAGGCGGCCGAGAAGAAGGCGGCGCCGAAGAAGGCCGCCGCCAAGAAGACGGCGGCGAAGAAGGCCGAACCGGCGAAGAAGGCCCCGGCCAAGAAGGCCGCCCCGAAGAAGGCCGCCCGCAAGACCGCCTGAGGTGTAAGGAAGGGCCCCCTGTTAACGCCAGCGGTAGAGGAGGGGACCCTTCTTAACGGTGGGCGTTAACAAGGGGCCCTTCCTTCGGTCTCAGCCGCGGCCGAGCTTGTGGGTCGGGCGGATCTTCACGATCACCCGTTCCTCGCCGGGCTGGCGGAACGGGTACGTCTCCTCCCCCAGGTACTTCTGCGCCATCCGGTCGATGTGCTCGTCGGCACCCTCCTCGACCAGCTCGGCGGTGCCCTTCACCCAGAGGGTCCGGAAGTCGTTCTCCTTGTCGGCCACCGACACCGCGACCGCCGGGTTGCGCCGGATGTTGTCGTACTTCACCCGGCCCTTGGCGGTGTTGAAGATGATGTGCTCCCCGTCGGTGTCGATCCAGACGGGTGTGACGTGCGGGGTGCCGTCGACCTCGACGGTCGCGACGTGGGCGAGCTGCGGCTCGGCGAGCAGGGCAACGTCTTCGTCGGTGAGGATCGCCATATCGGTGACGTTACCGGCGACCGCCGGTCGCGGCCCGGTGATCGTCCCGCGCACCTGACGCCTGCACACCAGGGAGCCAGGCGGGTACCGTGTGCGTCGGCCTACCCCCGGCACGCGGTGCCGGCCACCACTTCGAGCAGGGAGTCGACGCCGTGAGCGAGCGCACGCAGAACCGGTCCCAGAAGTCGGAACGGCGGCTGGCCGCCCAGCTCGCCGCGCAGAAGGCGGCCGAGAAGAAGCGTCGCCGGCAGGCCTGGGCCGGCGGTCTCGCCGGTATCGCCGTGGTGGCGGTGCTGATCACCGTGTTCGTGATCGTCGGGCGTGGTGGGGACGAAGCGGACCAGGCTGCCGGCACCCCGTCGGCGAGCGCCTCCGCGCCGGCCGCCGTTGGTGCGGGCGCCCCGCTGCCGGCCGGCGCCGACCCGGCGCTGAACACCAAGCCGGTCGTGGAGGCGGGCAAGGGCGACCTCACGAAACTGGTCGTCACCCCGCTGATCAAGGGCACCGGCCCCGAGGTGAAGACCGGGCAGACCATCACCACCAACTACGTGGGCGTCTTCTACGCCGACGGCCGCGAGTTCGACTCCTCGTGGAAGCGGGGGGAGCCGGCGAGCTTCGCGATCGGCGTCGGGCAGGTCATCCCCGGTTGGGACAAGGGCCTGGTCGGCGTGACCGTGGGCAGCCGGGTGCAGCTCGACATTCCCACCGAGCTGGCGTACGGCGCCAACCCGCCGGCCGGCGCGCCGACCGGCCCGCTGCGCTTCGTCGTGGACGTGCTGGCCGCCCAGTGACCCGGGCGGATCGTCCGGGATGTCGCCCCGGGGTGATGCAGTTGCCCACAGAGGGCTTCCGGCCCGTCACCCCCCGGCAGTAGGTTCGGCGTCACCCTGGGGCGTCGGCCGTCCCCGGGGTGACCACCGGACCGCGGAGGTGCACGTGACGGACGACGCGAGGCGGACCGCCCGCTTGATGTGGACCCACTTCGAGCCGGCGCATGCCGTCACCTACTTCCATCCGCGCGCCCGGGCGGCGTACGAGGCGGTCGGGCTGCGCGGCTACTGGCGGGGCTACTTCGCCGGGCGGGCCGCCCCGCTCGGCCCCACCGAGCCGGCGCCGGTGGTCGCCGCGTTCTACAGCTTCGCCCCGCACATGGTGCAGCGCGCCCTGCCGGCGGTGTGGAAACTGGCCACCCCGGCGGAGGCGCTGCGGGCCCGGCTGACCGGGGCCGTGCAGGCGCTCGCGGAGCTGACGTACGAGCTGCCCGAGTCGCATCTCGCCGAGGCCGCCGACCTGCTGGAGGCCGCCGCGGCCGAGGTCGAGGTGGCCGGCCGGGTGCTGGGGGCGGCCAACGCGGCGCTGCCCCGCGGCGAGTACCCGCTCGCCCGGCTCTGGCAGGCCGCCACCACGCTGCGGGAGCACCGGGGCGACGGGCACATCGGCGCGTTGGTCGCCGCCGACCTCGACCCGGTGGAGACGCTGGCCTGGCGGGTGGCCGTGGACATGTCCCCGGTCAACCTGCTGGGCCGGGGGTGGAGCGAGGAGCAGTGGGCGGCGGCGCGCGGCCGGCTCGCCGAGCGGGGCTGGCTGACGCCGGACGGCGAGCCGACCGAGCACGGCCGTGCGGGTTTCCGCGCCGTCGAGGACGCCACCGACGACGCCGCCGCCCGCCCGTGGCGGGCGCTCGGCCCGGAGCGCACCGAGCGGCTGCGCGAGCTGCTCGACCCGATCGCCCGCGCCGCGCACACCGTCATCCCGGCGGGCAGCCCGATCGGTCTGCCCGCACTCCAGGCCTGAGGTCACGGCGGAGCCGACCCGGCGACCCGCCACGCGGAGCCGGCCCCGGCGACCCGCCGCGCAGCCGGCGGCCACCCCGGCCGGGGCGCGGGCGCCGCGACCGCCCGTCCGGCAGGATGGGTACGTGGCGGATGCGGTGATCTTCGACCTGGACGGCGTGATCGTGGACTCGGAGCCGGTCTGGGAGGAGGTACGGCGGGCGTACGTGGCGGCGCACGGCGGCACCTGGCAGGCGGACACGCAGCGCCGGTTGATGGGCATGAGCACCGGCGAGTGGTCCCGCCACCTCAGCGGGGAACTGGGCGTCGACCGGACGCCTGAGCAGGTCGCCGCCGAGGTGGTCGAGGAGATGACCCGGCGGTACGCGGAGCGCGTACCGCTGATCGACGGGGCCGACCAGGTCGTGCGCCGGGTGGCCGGGCGGTGGCCGCTGGGGTTGGCCAGCTCGTCCCCGACCCGGCTGATCGCGGCGGCGCTCGCCGCGACGGGCCTCACCGACGTGTTCGGCGCGACGCTGTCGACGGAGGAGACCGCGCGGGGGAAGCCGGCGCCGGACGTGTACCTGGCGGTCGCCGAACGGCTGGGCGTCGATCCGGCCCGCTGCGTCGCGGTGGAGGACTCGTCCAACGGGGTGCGGTCGGCGGCGGCGGCCGGCATGGCGGTGGTGGCGGTGCCGCACGGGGCGTACCCGCTGGATCCGGACGCGGAGCGGCTCGCGGCGTTGGCGCTGGGGTCGATCGGCGAGTTGACGCCGGAGGTTGTCGCGCGGCTCGGCTGACCGGGGCCCCGTGGCCGCCATCGGGTCGGCGTAGGGGACGTGGTGCCGGCAGGTCAGACCGAACGGCTGCGGCTCGACCGGGGCAGGAACCGGCGTGGCGGGCGGCCGGCGTCCCACCGGCCCGGCTCGTCGATGATGGTCGCCGCCGGCGTGCCACCGCGTCCCGCGTCCCGGTCCGCCGGCCGCCCGGTACAGGCGGGTTCCGCGTCCTTCTCCAGCACCTCGTGTCGCATGGCCCCATCCCTCCCGCCAACTACCCCGTTGTACGGTTTCCGGGGCTCCGGGGATCGGTGTCCGTGGGCTCGGGTGCCGGCGAGTTCGTGAACCGGCGTGCCGCGCCCCGCACGGGCCGCGTCCGGAGGTGCCGGCATGAGCGGGGATCGGTCGGGTACGGCAGCCGACGGCGGACGCGCGGGTGAGGAGACGGGGATGAAGGCGATCGTGTACGAGCGCACCGGCGACGCCTCGGTGCTGCAACTGATCGACCGGCCGGTGCCGGAGCCCGGCCCCGGTGAGGTGCTGGTCCGGGTGGCGATCTCCGGGGTCAACCCGACGGACTGGAAGGCGCGCCGGCAGTGGCCGTTGCCGGCCGGCTGGCAGATTCCCGGGCAGGACGGCGCGGGGGTGATCGAGGCGGTCGGTGAGGGCGTCGACCAGATCCGGATCGGCGAGCGCGTCTGGTTGTGGGAGGCGGCCTGGCAGCGGCCGTGGGGCACCGCCGCCGAGTACACGGTGGTCCCGGCCCGCCAGGCGGTACGCCTCGGCAGCGCCTCCTTCGACCTGGGCGCGTGCCTGGGCATCCCCTTCCTGACGGCGCACCGCTGCCTGACCGCCGGCGAGTACATGCCGGACAAGCTGCACGCGGGTGCGCTGAGTGATCACACGGTGCTGGTGCAGGGTGGCGCGGGCGCGGTCGGGAACGCGGCGATCCAGCTCGCCCGTTGGGCCGACGCGTGTGTGGTCGCGACGGTGAGCCGTGCCGAGAAGGCGCAGCTCGCGGCGGCGGCCGGGGCGGACTTCGTGGTCAACTACCGCGAGCAGGACGTGGTCGAGGAGGTCCGCAAGATCGCGCCCGACGGGGTGCACACGATCGTCGAGGTGTCCGCCGCGCGTAACGCCCCGGCCGACGTCCAGTTGCTGCGGCCCGGCGGCGCGGTGTGCGTGTACGCCGACGACGGCGGCGAGGAGGTGACCCTGCCGATCCGGCCGCTCATGGTGCCGAATGCCCGCTGGCAGTTCGTGCTGGTCTACACCGAGCCGAAGGCGGCGAAGGCGCAGGCGGTCACGGACGTGTCGGCGGCGGTCGCGCAGGGCGGTGTCCGGGTGGGTGCGGAGGCGGGGCTCCCGCTGCACCACTACTCGCTGGCCGCGGCTCCGGCGGCGCAGAAGGCGGTGGAGGATGGTGCGGTCGGCAAGGTGTTGATCACCGCTGCCGGGGACGAACAACCCGGGTGAGCTGGCGCTTTTATCCATAGCCGGGACAGAGGCGAACAAGTTTCGCAAGAATGACGGTGCGGGTCACCCCCGCATGGACGGGCGGCCCCGGCGCGGTGCGAACGCCGGGGCCGCCCTTAGGGGAGGGATGTCTCCAAAGAGCCCTACCCCAAGAGGCGACGGTGCGCCTCGAAACGTTACGGCGCCGCCAGCTCGCGAACCTCCAGGCCGCCCTCGGCGTACCGGGACCGGACGACCTTCTTGTCGAACTTGCCCACGCTGGTCTTCGGCACAGCGTCGATCACGGCCCACCGCTCGGGCAGCTGCCAGCGCGCCACCGACCCGGCGAGGTAGTCCCGCAGCTCCTGCGCGCCGGCGGTCGCGCCCTCGCGGAGCACCACCGTGGCCAGGGGGCGCTCGCCCCACCGCTCGTCCGGCACGCCCACCACGCAGGCCTCGACGACGTCCGGGTGGGCCATCAACGCGTTCTCCAGCTCCACCGAGGAGATCCACTCACCGCCGGACTTGATGACGTCCTTGGCGCGGTCGGTCAGCGTGATGAAACCGTCCGGCGAGAGGGTGCCGACGTCCCCCGTCCGCAGCCAGCCGTCGCGGAACTTCTCCTCGTCCGGCACCTCGTCACCGACGTACCGGCCGGTCACCCACGGCCCGCGGACCTCCAGCTCGCCCACGGACGTCCCGTCGGCGGCCAGCGGCTCGCCCAGCGGACCCACGATCCGCGCCTCGACCCCCGCGGGGACCCGGCCCTGGGTGTAGCGGTACCGCCACGCGTCCTCGCCGCTCGCCCCGGCCGGCGGGCGGGCCACCGAGCCGAGCGGCGACGTCTCGGTCATCCCCCAGGCGTGGATGACGCGGATGCCGTGGCGCTCCTCGAACGCGTGCATCAGCGCGGGCGGGCACGCCGAGCCGCCGACGATCACCTCGGCCAGCGAGGCGGTGTCGACGTCGTGGCTGTCCAGGTACGCCAGCAGATCGGTCCAGATGGTCGGCACGGCACCGGCCAGGGTGGGCTGCTCGACGGTGAGCATCTCGGCGATCGGGGCGGCCTGGAGGAACCGGTCCGGCATGACCATTGACGCGCCAGAGAGGAACGCCGCGTACGGCAGGCCCCACGACATGGCGTGGAACATCGGCACGATCGCCAGGACCCGGTCGCGCGGCCCGAGCCCGAAGGACTCCGGCATGCAGACCTGGAGGGAGTGCAGGTAGATGGAGCGGTGCGAGTAGGCGACCCCCTTGGGGTTGCCGGTGGTCCCGGAGGTGTAGCAGAGAGCGGCGGCGTCACGCTCCTCCACCTCGGGCCAGTCGTAGGTGTCCGGCCGGCCGTCCAGCAGGGCGTCCCAGTGGTGTACGGAGATCCGGTCCCCGGCCGCCGCCACGAGCGGCGCCGGGTCGCCGCCGCCGACCACCACCACGTGCCGGAGGGTGGTCATCTCGCCGATGACCTTCGCGAGCAGGGGGATCAGCGTCGAGTCGACCAGCACCACCCGGTCCTCGGCGTGGTTGGCGATGTACGCGACCTGGTCGGGGAAGAGGCGGATGTTGAGGGTGTGCAGCACCGCCCCCATGCTGGGCACGGCGAAGTACGCCACGAGGTGCTCGGCGTTGTTCCACATGAAGGTGGCGACGCGCTCGTCGCCGGTCACGCCGCACTCGTCGCGCAGGGCGTGGGCCAACCGGGCCGCCTGGCGGCCCACCTCGGCGTACGTCATCCGGCGGGGTTCGGCGCCGGTCCAGGTGACCACCTCGGCCGCGCCGTGCACGGTGGAGCCGTGGTCGAGGATCCGGGAGATCTGGAGGGGGGCGTCCATCATCGTGCTACGCATGAGTAACAAGCTAGTGTCGGCGGTCACAGCTTGGGAACCCCGGATCTCCGGACCGCTCCGGCGTCGCTGCGTAGATTGTCCGGGTGAGCATCTCCTGGGCAGAGTCGTACGTCGGGCAACTGCGCGCCCTCGCCGGCGACCGCACGCTGATGTTCGTCGGCGCCCGCGCGGTGGTCCGGGACAACGCCGGCCGTGTCCTGCTGATCCGGCGCTCCGACAACGGCCAGTGGGCCATGCCGGCCGGGGCGATGGAGCTGGGCGAGTCGATCGCCGACTGCGCCGTCCGTGAGGTCCGGGAGGAGACCGGGCTCCGGGCGCTGCGGGTCAGCGCGTTCGCCCTCTACACCGGCCCGGACCGCACCCACACCAACATGTACGGGCACACCTACCAGATCTTCACCACCGCGTTCCGGGTGGAGGAGTGGGACGGCGAGCTGGCCCGGATCACCGACGAGACCACCGACGCCGGCTTCTTCAACCGCACCCACCTGCCCAGCCCGTTGTCGGCCAGCGTCCCGGAGACCCTCGCCGACCTGGACGTCTTCGAGCAGACCAACCGCCTGATCCTCAAGTAGCTCAGAGCAGCGTCTGGGACTTGGCCTCCATCTCGGCGGCGGCCTCCTCCTTCGACTCCTTCGCCAGGGGCTTGCCGCCGGGGGCCGGGGCGTCGCCGCCGAGCCCGTCCGTGCCGCCGGTCGCGCCCTCCGGGCCGGCCCCCCGCAGCTTCTCGTCGGGCAGCGCCAGGGTGACCAGCACCGCCACGATCGCGATCAGCCCGGCGGTGAGGAACACCAGGTCCAGCGCCTCCACGAACGACGTCTGCACGGCCGCCCGGACCGGCCCCGGCAGGGCGAGGATCGTCGCCGGGTCGTTGACCGACACGTCGGCACCGCCACCGGCCGCGACGGCGGCCCGCTGCTCGGGCGGCAGCTGGGCGATCGCGCCGGGCAGCCGGCCGGCCAGCTCCGACGTGAGCCGGGACGAGAGCACCGCGCCGAGGATCGCCACGCCGAACGACCCGCCAAGCGACCGGAAGAAGGTGGCCGAGGAGGTACCGGCGCCCAGGTCCCGCGTCGACACGGCGTTCTGCACGGCGAGGATCAGCGACTGCATGCACAGGCCGAGTCCGATGCCGATCACCACCATGAAGAAGAAGGCGAGCCACAGCGAGGTGCGGACCTCCAGCCGGGTGAAGAGCAGCATCCCGACCACCAGCACCGCCGAACCCGCCACCGGGAACCACTTGTACCGGCCGAGCTGGCTCATCGCCCGCCCGGTGAGCACCGAGGTGACGATGATGCCGGCCATCATCGGCAGCATCAGCAGACCGCTGCGGGTGGGCGAGGCGCCCTTGACGATCTGCAGGTAGAGCGGGATGAAGATGATCGAGCCGAACATCACCAGACCGAGCACGAAGCCCGCCGCGTTCGACAGGGCGAAGGTGGCGCTGCGGAACAGCCGCAGCGGCAGGATCGGCTCGGCGACCCGGGCCTCCTGGACCACGAAGAGCACGCCCAGCACCGCCCCGGCCGCGAACAGCCCGATGATGACGCCGGAGCCCCAGGCGTACTCGTTACCGCCCCAGCTCAACGCGAGCAGCAGGGAACTCACCCCGGCGACCAGCAGCGCCGCGCCCAGCCAGTCGATCGCGTGCTGCCGGCGGGTGAACGGCACCAGGCGCAGCACCCGGGAGCAGACCACGATGGCGAGGATCGCCAGCGGCACGTTGATGTAGAAGATCCACCGCCAGTCCGTCTCGGCGAAGTAACCGCCCACCAGCGGGCCGGCCACCGAGGAGATCCCGAAGACCGCCCCGAAGAGGCCCTGGTAGCGGCCCC
This region includes:
- the ligD gene encoding non-homologous end-joining DNA ligase; translation: MPAERFRVEVEGRTLELSNLDKVLYPAAGFTKGEVIDYYTRIAPVLLPHLEDRALTRIRFPNGVDGGSFFEKNAPAATPGWVRTETLPVPGSSKGRETIDYVVADDLPTLVWLANLAALELHTPQWKVGEHPDMMVVDLDPGAPAALKQCCEVALLMRDRLADDGIESYPKTSGKKGMQLCCPIAGTQDSDLVSGYAKRIAQELEKAHPKLIVSKMAKNLRPGKVFIDWSQNNAAKTTVAPYSLRAQSVPSVSTPLTWEEVSAGAAGKRPSTKPYTATEVLKRVEKQGDLLTPLLSGGPQLPV
- the ligD gene encoding non-homologous end-joining DNA ligase is translated as MPGAPIKPMLAMTGQLPAGGGWAYEFKWDGVRALADISGGRQHLYARSGVEITAAYPELATLHRQVDDALLDGEVVLLGETGQPSFTALAERMHVRDRNKAARLAAVMPVTYMIFDLLRLDGVDLTGRPWEERRATLDGLGLGGARWAVPPVFPDGPATYQAAGEHGLEGVMAKRADSVYRPGVRSPDWLKVKLEVTGDFVVGGWRPGARKIGGLLVGVPRPDGRLTYRGRVGGGIGAALERELLRELEPLRDGGSPFAGDVPREDARGAIWVTPRVVVEVKYGQRTPDGRLRFPRVLRLRPDKPAEEVEDAG
- a CDS encoding Ku protein, whose amino-acid sequence is MRAIWKGAVSFGLVSIGVKLYSATEEKDIRFHQVHRDDGGRIRYKRTCQVCGEEVSYDDIAKGYDIGGGEMVILTDEDFAELPLSTSRAIDVLEFVPAEQVDPILYAKSYFLEPEGSATKPYVLLRDALVDSERVAIVKVAIRQREQLATLRVHQGVLLLNTMLWPDEIRTPDFGFLDEDLKVRPPELAMASSLIDSMAGDFQPDVFTDDYRAALQEVIDAKVEGREVVQPEEVEEAPAAAVDLMAALKASVERARAARGEAPARGAGEPTPISAARSAQKKAAEKKAAKAPAKKAAEKKAAPKKAAAKKTAAKKAEPAKKAPAKKAAPKKAARKTA
- a CDS encoding PPOX class F420-dependent oxidoreductase, encoding MAILTDEDVALLAEPQLAHVATVEVDGTPHVTPVWIDTDGEHIIFNTAKGRVKYDNIRRNPAVAVSVADKENDFRTLWVKGTAELVEEGADEHIDRMAQKYLGEETYPFRQPGEERVIVKIRPTHKLGRG
- a CDS encoding FKBP-type peptidyl-prolyl cis-trans isomerase; translated protein: MCVGLPPARGAGHHFEQGVDAVSERTQNRSQKSERRLAAQLAAQKAAEKKRRRQAWAGGLAGIAVVAVLITVFVIVGRGGDEADQAAGTPSASASAPAAVGAGAPLPAGADPALNTKPVVEAGKGDLTKLVVTPLIKGTGPEVKTGQTITTNYVGVFYADGREFDSSWKRGEPASFAIGVGQVIPGWDKGLVGVTVGSRVQLDIPTELAYGANPPAGAPTGPLRFVVDVLAAQ
- a CDS encoding HAD family phosphatase: MADAVIFDLDGVIVDSEPVWEEVRRAYVAAHGGTWQADTQRRLMGMSTGEWSRHLSGELGVDRTPEQVAAEVVEEMTRRYAERVPLIDGADQVVRRVAGRWPLGLASSSPTRLIAAALAATGLTDVFGATLSTEETARGKPAPDVYLAVAERLGVDPARCVAVEDSSNGVRSAAAAGMAVVAVPHGAYPLDPDAERLAALALGSIGELTPEVVARLG
- a CDS encoding NADPH:quinone reductase, giving the protein MKAIVYERTGDASVLQLIDRPVPEPGPGEVLVRVAISGVNPTDWKARRQWPLPAGWQIPGQDGAGVIEAVGEGVDQIRIGERVWLWEAAWQRPWGTAAEYTVVPARQAVRLGSASFDLGACLGIPFLTAHRCLTAGEYMPDKLHAGALSDHTVLVQGGAGAVGNAAIQLARWADACVVATVSRAEKAQLAAAAGADFVVNYREQDVVEEVRKIAPDGVHTIVEVSAARNAPADVQLLRPGGAVCVYADDGGEEVTLPIRPLMVPNARWQFVLVYTEPKAAKAQAVTDVSAAVAQGGVRVGAEAGLPLHHYSLAAAPAAQKAVEDGAVGKVLITAAGDEQPG
- a CDS encoding fatty acid--CoA ligase: MRSTMMDAPLQISRILDHGSTVHGAAEVVTWTGAEPRRMTYAEVGRQAARLAHALRDECGVTGDERVATFMWNNAEHLVAYFAVPSMGAVLHTLNIRLFPDQVAYIANHAEDRVVLVDSTLIPLLAKVIGEMTTLRHVVVVGGGDPAPLVAAAGDRISVHHWDALLDGRPDTYDWPEVEERDAAALCYTSGTTGNPKGVAYSHRSIYLHSLQVCMPESFGLGPRDRVLAIVPMFHAMSWGLPYAAFLSGASMVMPDRFLQAAPIAEMLTVEQPTLAGAVPTIWTDLLAYLDSHDVDTASLAEVIVGGSACPPALMHAFEERHGIRVIHAWGMTETSPLGSVARPPAGASGEDAWRYRYTQGRVPAGVEARIVGPLGEPLAADGTSVGELEVRGPWVTGRYVGDEVPDEEKFRDGWLRTGDVGTLSPDGFITLTDRAKDVIKSGGEWISSVELENALMAHPDVVEACVVGVPDERWGERPLATVVLREGATAGAQELRDYLAGSVARWQLPERWAVIDAVPKTSVGKFDKKVVRSRYAEGGLEVRELAAP
- a CDS encoding NUDIX domain-containing protein → MSISWAESYVGQLRALAGDRTLMFVGARAVVRDNAGRVLLIRRSDNGQWAMPAGAMELGESIADCAVREVREETGLRALRVSAFALYTGPDRTHTNMYGHTYQIFTTAFRVEEWDGELARITDETTDAGFFNRTHLPSPLSASVPETLADLDVFEQTNRLILK
- a CDS encoding MDR family MFS transporter, which encodes MTTQTPALSARQIRLLMVGLMTGMLLAALDQTIVGTALPTIVGELGGINHYSWVVTAYLLASTASTPLYGKMADLYGRRPVFLFSIGAFLVGSLLAGLSQDMTQLIVTRGVQGLGAGGLMTLAFTIISDVVPPRERGRYQGLFGAVFGISSVAGPLVGGYFAETDWRWIFYINVPLAILAIVVCSRVLRLVPFTRRQHAIDWLGAALLVAGVSSLLLALSWGGNEYAWGSGVIIGLFAAGAVLGVLFVVQEARVAEPILPLRLFRSATFALSNAAGFVLGLVMFGSIIFIPLYLQIVKGASPTRSGLLMLPMMAGIIVTSVLTGRAMSQLGRYKWFPVAGSAVLVVGMLLFTRLEVRTSLWLAFFFMVVIGIGLGLCMQSLILAVQNAVSTRDLGAGTSSATFFRSLGGSFGVAILGAVLSSRLTSELAGRLPGAIAQLPPEQRAAVAAGGGADVSVNDPATILALPGPVRAAVQTSFVEALDLVFLTAGLIAIVAVLVTLALPDEKLRGAGPEGATGGTDGLGGDAPAPGGKPLAKESKEEAAAEMEAKSQTLL